From the Gemmatimonadota bacterium genome, the window CAGTAGGAGTGAAATGATATGACTAGAATCGTCGTTGGATTAATCTTGCTGGCAGCTATCATCGAGGGTCTGGCTCCCGGGGCCGTACCGATGGACCTGCTTCCTCTGGCTCTCGTCGTTCTTGGCCTGGTCTATGGCTGGACCGCGGTCGATGCTGACGATCCGAGCGCTTACCTGATAGTCACCCTCGCTGTTGCCGCTGCTGCAACGATGCCGGGCGGTGGAGCAGGAGACGGAAACGGCGTGTTGGGGCTTATTCCCGCGGTAGGCGGACACCTCGACGCGATACTCGACCAGGGAGCCTCGGCGCTGTTAGCCGGTGTCGTCAGTGTTTTCGTTGCGAGGACTATAAGCCTGTTGCAAGGCTGACATCCGGCCGGATATTTGATGTATTTACCTCACCCGTCCCGGGGGGCGGGTGAGGTGTATTACGTTATGTCGCCCCGTGCTCACCCAAAGCGGTTTTCGATGTAATCATCCACTATGGCCTGGAACTCGGCGGCGATATTATCGCCGCGCAGGGTGACGGTCTTTTTGCCGTCAACAAAGACAGGAGCCGAAGGGGCCTCGCCGGTGCCCGGCAGGCTGATGCCGATGTCCGCATGCTTGCTCTCTCCCGGCCCGTTCACCACGCAACCCATCACCGCCAGGTTCAGTTCCTCCACGCCCGGGTATTTCTCGCGCCAGATCGGCATTTTGGTCCTGATGTAAGCCTGGATATTGTCCGCCAGTTCCTGGAACACGGTGCTGGTAGTGCGGCCGCAACCGGGACAGGCGGTGACCAGGGGGGTGAATGAACGCAGGCCCATGGTCTGAAGCAGTTCCTGGGCCACGATCACCTCGGTAGCGCGGTCGCCGCCCGGTTCGGGCGTCAGGGAAATCCGGATCGTATCGCCAATGCCTTCCTGCAACAGGACACCCAGGGCCGCGGTGGAAGCAACAATCCCCTTGGAGCCCATCCCGGCCTCCGTCAGGCCCAGGTGCAGGGCATAGTCACAGCGCCCGGCCAGGTCCCGGTATACCGAGATCAGCTTCTGCACACCGCTCACCTTGCAGGACAGGATGATCCTGTCCCGGGGCAGACCGATCTCTTCGGCTTTCTGCGCGCTGTTCAGGGCGGAGACGATGAGGGCTTCCTGCATGACGCTGTCGGCGTCCCGGGGTTCCGCCAGCTTCGCGTTCTCGTCCATCATGTGGGTGGCGAGTTCCTGGTCCAGGCTGCCCCAGTTCACGCCGATGCGTATCGGCTTGCCATACTCGATGGCCTTCTCGATGAGGGTGGCGAACTGGCTGTCGCGCTTCCTGCCGAAACCCACGTTGCCCGGATTGACGCGGTACTTGGCGAGCGCCTCGGCGCAATCGGGGTATTTCGTCAGCAACAGGTGGCCGTTATAGTGGAAATCCCCGATCAGGGGCACGTCGCAGCC encodes:
- the ispG gene encoding flavodoxin-dependent (E)-4-hydroxy-3-methylbut-2-enyl-diphosphate synthase codes for the protein MTNQLEISGRRRSVPVGIGPVTVGGGAPVVVQSMTNTDTADVVATVKQVQQLAAAGSELVRITVNNEDAARQVARIRERLDALGCDVPLIGDFHYNGHLLLTKYPDCAEALAKYRVNPGNVGFGRKRDSQFATLIEKAIEYGKPIRIGVNWGSLDQELATHMMDENAKLAEPRDADSVMQEALIVSALNSAQKAEEIGLPRDRIILSCKVSGVQKLISVYRDLAGRCDYALHLGLTEAGMGSKGIVASTAALGVLLQEGIGDTIRISLTPEPGGDRATEVIVAQELLQTMGLRSFTPLVTACPGCGRTTSTVFQELADNIQAYIRTKMPIWREKYPGVEELNLAVMGCVVNGPGESKHADIGISLPGTGEAPSAPVFVDGKKTVTLRGDNIAAEFQAIVDDYIENRFG